A window of the Microtus pennsylvanicus isolate mMicPen1 chromosome 4, mMicPen1.hap1, whole genome shotgun sequence genome harbors these coding sequences:
- the LOC142848598 gene encoding large ribosomal subunit protein eL32, which translates to MAALRPLVKPKIVKKRTKKFIRHQSDRYVKIKRNWRKPRGIDNRVRRRFKGQILMPNIGYGSNKKTKHMLPSGFRKFLVHNVKELEVLLMCNKSYCAEIAHNVSSKNRKAIVERAAQLAIRVTNPNARLRSEENE; encoded by the coding sequence ATGGCTGCCCTCCGGCCTCTGGTGAAGCCCAAGATAGTCAAAAAGAGGACCAAGAAGTTCATCCGGCACCAGTCAGACCGATATGTCAAGATTAAGCGAAACTGGCGGAAACCCAGAGGTATTGACAACAGGGTGCGGAGAAGATTCAAGGGCCAGATCCTGATGCCCAACATTGGTTATGGGAGCAACAAGAAAACCAAGCACATGCTGCCTAGCGGCTTCCGGAAGTTTCTAGTCCACAACGTCAAGGAACTGGAGGTGCTGCTGATGTGCAACAAGTCTTACTGTGCTGAGATTGCTCACAATGTTTCCTCCAAGAACCGAAAAGCCATCGTGGAAAGAGCAGCGCAGCTGGCCATCAGAGTCACCAATCCCAACGCCAGGCTGCGCAGCGAAGAGAATGAGTAA